The Alnus glutinosa chromosome 7, dhAlnGlut1.1, whole genome shotgun sequence genome includes a region encoding these proteins:
- the LOC133872366 gene encoding pentatricopeptide repeat-containing protein At2g20710, mitochondrial — MLSVPFSYVKLPRISTIVKLGLRNPRNVSLYSTSTAPTLVRKPWNPSLTDLYRRISPVGNPRLTIVPILDQWIAEGKTVTREPLLSIIKELRYYKRYVHALEVSMWMTDKRYFDLSFRDVAIRLDLIAKVHGIEEVENFFNNIPVKLKVLEVYSALLNCYAYVKNVEKAEAVMQKMKDLGLDKTVVAYNVLLNLYHKTGNHEKLDALMHEMEEKGFNFDRYTFGIRLSAYAAASDVEGIDKILRKMESNPSGVLDWTSYAVAASGYTKTGLVEKALEMLKKSEGLVTSKRRGNAFNFLLTQYAAIGKKDEVLRLWELYKKKEKKIYSKGYMSVITSLLKFDDIDSAEKIFNEWDSRQLNYDIRVPNYLMGAFCRKGLMEKAETLVNRVMVKGGRPNARMNYFLATGYLQINQYEKGVEAMKKAILVCGPWWKPSEKSLAACLEYLKTKGDVEAAEELIRLLRDKNIVSVDIYDRLVNYIKDSESSLPALDEMGGDASIGNGETIGFSEFKEDRGNYIPSSRNMSDANSENY, encoded by the exons ATGCTTTCAGTACCGTTCTCCTACGTGAAGCTTCCTCGAATCAGCACAATTGTAAAATTGGGTCTCCGAAACCCACGAAACGTTTCGCTCTACTCGACCTCAACCGCGCCAACCCTAGTAAGAAAGCCCTGGAATCCCTCGCTGACCGATCTCTACCGTCGGATTTCGCCCGTAGGAAACCCCAGGCTCACGATCGTGCCGATACTCGACCAGTGGATCGCAGAAGGAAAAACCGTCACCAGAGAACCACTCCTCTCCATTATCAAGGAGCTCAGATATTACAAACGATATGTTCACGCCCTTGAG GTATCTATGTGGATGACTGACAAAAGGTACTTTGACCTTTCGTTCCGTGATGTTGCCATCCGACTAGACTTGATTGCAAAAGTTCATGGGATAGAAGAAGTcgagaatttttttaataatattccAGTAAAATTAAAAGTTCTTGAGGTTTATAGTGCTCTTCTCAACTGCTATGCCTATGTAAAAAATGTGGAGAAAGCAGAGGCTGTTATGCAGAAGATGAAAGATTTGGGATTGGATAAGACCGTAGTGGCTTACAATGTTTTGCTTAATCTCTATCATAAGACTGGAAATCACGAGAAGCTTGATGCTCTGATGCACGAAATGGAAGAAAAGGGCTTCAATTTTGACAGATATACATTTGGCATCAGGCTCAGTGCGTATGCAGCTGCTTCTGATGTGGAGGGAATTGATAAGATTCTAAGAAAGATGGAATCTAATCCCAGTGGTGTTTTGGATTGGACCAGTTATGCTGTTGCGGCAAGCGGGTACACAAAAACTGGGCTTGTGGAAAAGGCTTTGGAAATGCTCAAGAAATCAGAGGGATTGGTAACTTCCAAAAGAAGAGGTAATGCATTTAATTTCCTTCTCACACAATACGCAGCAATAGGAAAGAAAGATGAAGTGTTAAGACTCTGGGAATTATacaagaagaaggagaagaagatatACAGTAAGGGCTATATGAGTGTCATAACCTCGCTGTTGAAGTTTGATGACATTGATAGTGCTGAGAAGATATTTAATGAGTGGGATTCCAGACAGTTAAACTATGATATTCGGGTTCCAAACTACCTAATGGGTGCTTTTTGCAGAAAAGGTCTTATGGAGAAGGCTGAAACCCTTGTAAACCGGGTAATGGTGAAAGGAGGTAGGCCTAATGCAAGGATGAACTATTTTTTGGCGACAGGTTACCTTCAGATAAATCAATATGAAAAGGGAGTCGAAGCGATGAAGAAAGCAATTTTGGTCTGTGGGCCTTGGTGGAAGCCAAGTGAAAAAAGTTTGGCTGCCTGTCTGGAGTACTTGAAAACCAAAGGAGATGTGGAGGCGGCAGAGGAACTCATTAGATTACTCAGGGATAAGAACATTGTCTCTGTAGATATTTATGACAGACTGGTGAATTATATTAAAGATAGTGAATCAAGCTTGCCTGCTCTGGATGAGATGGGAGGGGATGCTTCAATTGGAAATGGAGAAACAATTGGATTTTCGGAGTTCAAGGAGGACAGAGGCAATTATATACCAAGTAGCAGGAACATGTCCGATGCAAATTCAGAAAACTACTGA
- the LOC133873003 gene encoding uncharacterized protein LOC133873003 isoform X3, which translates to MRVMVAIDESDGSFYALKWALDHLFGSIGVAPETNRPEEVGTVVMVYVQQPFQQYVFPAGPAFYATSTVVESVRKAQEENAAAILSRALQMSKDKMIKAETLILKGEPKDMICEAAEQMHVDLLVVGSRGLGTFKRAILGSVSDYCAHHAKCPILIVKPPKDSSTK; encoded by the exons atGAGAGTTATGGTGGCGATTGACGAGAGCGATGGGAGCTTCTACGCGCTGAAGTGGGCGCTTGATCACCTCTTTGGGTCTATTGGTGTAGCGCCGGAAACGAACCGGCCGGAAGAGGTGGGCACGGTCGTAATGGTTTATGTTCAGCAGCCCTTTCAACAATACGTCTTCCCAGCTGGGCCCG CATTTTATGCAACATCTACGGTAGTGGAGTCTGTGAGGAAAGCCCAGGAAGAAAATGCTGCAGCAATACTCTCACGTGCATTACAGATGTCCAAAGATAAGATG ATCAAAGCTGAGACCCTAATTCTTAAAGGAGAGCCCAAGGACATGATTTGTGAGGCTGCAGAGCAAATGCATGTTGATCTCCTGGTAGTTGGTAGCCGTGGCCTTGGCACCTTCAAAAG GGCAATCTTAGGAAGTGTAAGCGACTACTGTGCACATCATGCAAAATGTCCCATCCTAATTGTGAAGCCACCCAAGGATTCTTCTACCAAGTAG
- the LOC133873121 gene encoding uncharacterized protein LOC133873121, translating into MEDLGDHPNPQNDVVDADDDDDPPMLSSETLSALKEFLAQQNRPLGVEPDPDNVESGEEEVALMAEDWKLSQFWYDRETAETVAREVLTLCQPSDSRVACIACPTLYAYLKKLNHNIAVQLLEYDKRFEQHGTDFTFYDYNRPEELPSELKHAYRIVVADPPYLSKECLEKVAQTISFLSRPQESYLLLLTGGVQKDTAAELMGLRPCGFRPRHSSKLGNEFRLFTNYDPGNRLGGWEQED; encoded by the exons ATGGAGGATCTCGGAGACCATCCCAACCCTCAGAACGACGTCGTCGACGCGGACGACGACGACGATCCGCCGATGCTGAGCTCTGAAACCCTCTCGGCCCTCAAGGAGTTCCTGGCCCAGCAGAACCGGCCTCTGGGCGTTGAACCTGACCCTGACAACGTGGAAAGTGGAGAGGAGGAGGTGGCTTTGATGGCCGAGGACTGGAAGCTGAGCCAGTTCTGGTACGACCGGGAGACCGCCGAGACCGTGGCTCGAGAGGTCCTCACTCTCTGCCAGCCCTCCGATTCCCGCGTCGCTTGCATCGCTTGCCCCACCCTCTACGCCTATCTCAAG AAACTTAATCACAATATCGCCGTGCAACTTCTTGAATATGACAAACGTTTTGAGCAACATGGAACTGATTTCACTTTTTATGATTACAACCGACCAGAAGAGTTGCCATCGGAACTGAAGCATGCTTACCGCATTGTAGTTGCGGATCCTCCTTATCTG AGTAAGGAGTGCTTGGAGAAAGTCGCTcaaacaatttcttttctttcacgaCCGCAAGAATCTTACTTGCTTCTACTTACAG GTGGGGTGCAGAAAGACACAGCTGCTGAGCTTATGGGCTTGCGTCCATGTGGTTTTCGGCCTCGGCACTCTAGCAAACTTGGAAATGAGTTTCGGCTGTTCACAAACTATGACCCAGGAAATAGATTAGGAGGCTGGGAGCAAGAGGATTAG
- the LOC133873002 gene encoding rhomboid-like protein 15 yields MRPNIVTESGLPTRLGQLWDGIPFLTSAVVIVCGIIYLVCLLVGYDSFFEVCFLPSAVISRFQAYRIYTSILFHGSLLHVMFNMLALVPLGSELERIMGSVRLLYMIILLATTNAIFHLFIALVVAHNPFHPAQYLMNECAIGFSGILFSMIVIETNLSGVQSRSFFGLFNVPAKWYAWILLVVFQLLMTNVSLLGHLCGILSGFAYTNGLFNFLMPGTSFYSAIEASSWLSSCVRRPKFILCTGGNSAGYIPTYSSQNTTSSGLFSGNIWRNLSSWMPQRDSSAQLTQDDPRFPGMGRTPGGGRSQMVSGGNSDSNLQARLLDNSSPDRPSDIAATGTGEQLSDGRRQAGNTAAGVPASHQVSVASDEEIQKLVAMGFEKTQVEVALAAAEGDLNVAVEILMSQQG; encoded by the exons ATGAGACCCAATATTGTCACAGAG TCAGGATTGCCTACTAGGTTGGGGCAATTGTGGGATGGCATTCCATTCCTTACTTCTGCCGTGGTGATCGTTTGTGGGATTATTTACTTGGTCTGTCTATTGGTTGGATATGACTCCTTTTTTGAAGTATGCTTCTTGCCCTCTGCAGTTATATCACGGTTCCAAG CTTACAGGATTTATACCTCCATCCTTTTTCATGGTTCACTGCTTCATGTTATGTTCAACATGTTGGCATTGGTTCCTTTGGGTTCTGAATTGGAGAGAATCATGGGATCTGTCCGCTTGTTGTACATGATAATTCTATTGGCTACAACCAACgctatttttcatcttttcattgCACTAGTGGTGGCACATAATCCTTTCCACCCTGCTCAGTATCTCATGAATGAGTGTGCAATAGGCTTCTCGGGGATCTTATTTTCTATGATCGTGATTGAAACAAATTTGAGTGGAGTCCAATCCAGGAG TTTCTTTGGACTCTTTAATGTGCCTGCTAAATG GTATGCATGGATCTTGTTGGTAGTGTTCCAGCTTCTTATGACAAATGTCTCATTACTAGGACACCTATGTGGCATTTTGTCTGGATTTGCGT ATACTAATGGCTTATTCAACTTCTTGATGCCTGGAACATCCTTCTATTCTGCCATTGAGGCCTCTTCTTGGCTT TCATCTTGCGTCAGGCGACCTAAATTTATTTTGTGCACTGGCGGGAATTCTGCGGGCTACATCCCTACATATTCGAGCCAAAATACAACTTCTAG TGGATTATTTTCTGGAAATATTTGGAGAAACTTGTCCTCCTGGATGCCACAGAGGGACTCATCTGCTCAG TTAACACAAGATGATCCAAGATTCCCAGGGATGGGAAGGACGCCTGGAGGTGGCCGAAGTCAAATGGTTTCCGGTGGTAATTCAGATTCAAACCTACAGGCTAGACTCTTGGATAATAGTAGCCCAGATCGTCCATCAGACATAGCAGCAACTGGTACAGGAGAACAGTTATCTGATGGAAG gcGGCAAGCAGGTAATACAGCAGCTGGAGTTCCTGCAAGCCATCAGGTTTCAGTGGCTTCTGATGAAGAAATCCAAAAACTTGTAGCAATGGGTTTTGAAAAG ACACAGGTAGAAGTTGCACTAGCAGCTGCTGAGGGGGATCTGAATGTGGCTGTGGAAATTCTCATGAGTCAACAG GGATAA
- the LOC133873003 gene encoding uncharacterized protein LOC133873003 isoform X2 produces MRVMVAIDESDGSFYALKWALDHLFGSIGVAPETNRPEEVGTVVMVYVQQPFQQYVFPAGPGGAVAAFYATSTVVESVRKAQEENAAAILSRALQMSKDKMIKAETLILKGEPKDMICEAAEQMHVDLLVVGSRGLGTFKRAILGSVSDYCAHHAKCPILIVKPPKDSSTK; encoded by the exons atGAGAGTTATGGTGGCGATTGACGAGAGCGATGGGAGCTTCTACGCGCTGAAGTGGGCGCTTGATCACCTCTTTGGGTCTATTGGTGTAGCGCCGGAAACGAACCGGCCGGAAGAGGTGGGCACGGTCGTAATGGTTTATGTTCAGCAGCCCTTTCAACAATACGTCTTCCCAGCTGGGCCCGGTGGAGCCG TTGCAG CATTTTATGCAACATCTACGGTAGTGGAGTCTGTGAGGAAAGCCCAGGAAGAAAATGCTGCAGCAATACTCTCACGTGCATTACAGATGTCCAAAGATAAGATG ATCAAAGCTGAGACCCTAATTCTTAAAGGAGAGCCCAAGGACATGATTTGTGAGGCTGCAGAGCAAATGCATGTTGATCTCCTGGTAGTTGGTAGCCGTGGCCTTGGCACCTTCAAAAG GGCAATCTTAGGAAGTGTAAGCGACTACTGTGCACATCATGCAAAATGTCCCATCCTAATTGTGAAGCCACCCAAGGATTCTTCTACCAAGTAG
- the LOC133873003 gene encoding uncharacterized protein LOC133873003 isoform X1 — protein sequence MRVMVAIDESDGSFYALKWALDHLFGSIGVAPETNRPEEVGTVVMVYVQQPFQQYVFPAGPGGAAFYATSTVVESVRKAQEENAAAILSRALQMSKDKMIKAETLILKGEPKDMICEAAEQMHVDLLVVGSRGLGTFKRAILGSVSDYCAHHAKCPILIVKPPKDSSTK from the exons atGAGAGTTATGGTGGCGATTGACGAGAGCGATGGGAGCTTCTACGCGCTGAAGTGGGCGCTTGATCACCTCTTTGGGTCTATTGGTGTAGCGCCGGAAACGAACCGGCCGGAAGAGGTGGGCACGGTCGTAATGGTTTATGTTCAGCAGCCCTTTCAACAATACGTCTTCCCAGCTGGGCCCGGTGGAGCCG CATTTTATGCAACATCTACGGTAGTGGAGTCTGTGAGGAAAGCCCAGGAAGAAAATGCTGCAGCAATACTCTCACGTGCATTACAGATGTCCAAAGATAAGATG ATCAAAGCTGAGACCCTAATTCTTAAAGGAGAGCCCAAGGACATGATTTGTGAGGCTGCAGAGCAAATGCATGTTGATCTCCTGGTAGTTGGTAGCCGTGGCCTTGGCACCTTCAAAAG GGCAATCTTAGGAAGTGTAAGCGACTACTGTGCACATCATGCAAAATGTCCCATCCTAATTGTGAAGCCACCCAAGGATTCTTCTACCAAGTAG
- the LOC133873213 gene encoding protein ALP1-like has product MEFGGPSGEEDEWVHWEDLIDGLPDPNSDETDSRYGGHNGGIDDVRIYLDSVLEQLFEMAQHHEIVADQLPPLMRIPQRTSILRGPMWIHWVLTNPNPRTCKEQFRMSSTTFCRLCNTLKNNHLLISSRFVKITEQVATFLLVVCQGHTMRAVADRLQRSLQTIHKYSHQTCKALCRLGKTVIQPTLKVMPHPYVSSNGKFYPWFGNCIGAIDGTQIDAEVRGMSALPFRSRKKKPTQNVMCVVDMDLCFTYVYAGWEGSAHDSRIFSECINDPALRFPAPADGYFYLVDLGYGCSLGFMPPYRNERYHLASFRGRRGGPRGKLETFNYRHSSLRSIVERAFGIMKRRFRILNNMNPYATDFQRLIIVACCCIHNFIRKDCGESDELFKEALRQMYGDEWYNLSRCDHLPFLQTVVPGHQPNRSAESKRYMELYRDAMCESIWNSMHKD; this is encoded by the exons ATGGAATTTGGTGGACCATCAGGGGAAGAGGATGAATGGGTACACTGGGAGGATCTCATAGATGGCCTGCCTGATCCAAACTCTGACGAGACAGACTCACGGTATGGAGGACATAACGGAGGCATCGACGACGTTCGTATCTATTTAGACTCTGTTCTAGAGCAACTGTTCGAGATGGCGCAACACCACGAGATTGTGGCAGACCAATTACCACCATTGATGCGTATTCCTCAACGGACCTCAATTCTGAGGGGACCAATGTGGATACATTGGGTGTTAACGAATCCGAATCCGAGAACGTGTAAGGAGCAATTCAGAATGTCATCCACAACGTTTTGTCGTCTTTGTAACACTCTGAAAAATAATCATCTTCTGATCTCTAGTCGGTTTGTCAAGATTACCGAACAAGTGGCTACGTTTTTACTTGTCGTCTGTCAAGGTCACACGATGAGGGCGGTGGCTGATAGGTTGCAAAGATCACTTCAAACAATTCATAAATACAGTCATCAGACATGCAAGGCACTTTGCAGGCTCGGGAAGACAGTCATACAGCCCACGTTAAAAGTAATGCCTCACCCATATGTCTCCAGCAACGGCAAATTCTATCCATGGTTTGGG AACTGCATTGGTGCAATTGACGGCACGCAGATTGACGCTGAGGTTAGGGGTATGAGCGCCTTGCCATTCCGTAGTAGGAAGAAAAAACCCACGCAAAATGTCATGTGCGTGGTCGACATGGACCTTTGCTTTACGTATGTGTATGCTGGGTGGGAAGGAAGCGCACATGACTCGCGTATTTTTTCGGAGTGCATAAATGATCCTGCACTTCGCTTCCCAGCGCCGGCCGACG GTTACTTTTACTTGGTGGATTTAGGATACGGCTGTTCTCTGGGGTTCATGCCACCATATCGCAACGAGAGATATCATCTGGCCAGTTTTCGTGGCAGACGTGGTGGTCCCAGGGGTAAGCTCGAAACATTTAATTACAGACACTCATCACTGCGGTCAATAGTAGAGCGAGCGTTCGGGATAATGAAGAGACGGTTTCGTATCCTGAACAACATGAACCCGTACGCAACTGACTTCCAGCGACTTATCATAGTTGCATGCTGTtgtattcataattttataCGCAAGGATTGCGGAGAGTCCGATGAGTTATTCAAAGAAGCTTTACGCCAAATGTACGGGGACGAATGGTACAATCTGTCACGTTGCGATCATTTACCATTCCTGCAAACCGTGGTACCGGGTCATCAGCCGAACAGATCCGCCGAGAGTAAACGGTATATGGAGCTTTACCGGGATGCCATGTGCGAGAGCATATGGAACTCAATGCACAAGgattga